A genomic window from Streptomyces sp. 846.5 includes:
- a CDS encoding FadR/GntR family transcriptional regulator, whose amino-acid sequence MLFTKVLKARAAIADKGDVSTVAHPPMTTARLSEPSRSGVGELDRFPVGERTAERAFPERGAPGPSLHWDSSDSDLGRPGRRVAGGRGRGLHGQLVQQLGQMIVSGDLGADRPLVPEEIGQRFEVSRTVVRESLRVLEAKGLVSARPNVGTRVRPVADWNLLDPDIIEWRAYGPQRDEQRRELFELRWAIEPLAARLAAGHGRDEVHQRMVDMTEIMGHAVAQGDQVTFSRADSEFHALLLELAGNRMLEHLAGIVGSALTVSGSPVTACERPSEPSVGLHARLVEALGTGDGTAAEAAMRALLTVHPEVDHVVPAPREH is encoded by the coding sequence GTGCTTTTCACGAAAGTCCTCAAGGCGCGGGCCGCCATCGCCGACAAAGGAGACGTGAGTACCGTTGCGCATCCCCCCATGACCACCGCCCGCCTGTCCGAGCCGTCCCGCTCCGGCGTCGGCGAGCTGGACCGCTTCCCCGTCGGCGAACGCACCGCCGAGCGGGCCTTCCCCGAGCGCGGCGCCCCCGGCCCCTCGCTGCACTGGGACAGTTCCGACTCCGACCTCGGCCGGCCCGGCCGCCGGGTCGCCGGCGGCCGTGGCCGGGGACTGCACGGACAGCTCGTCCAGCAGCTCGGGCAGATGATCGTCTCCGGCGACCTGGGCGCGGACCGCCCCCTGGTCCCGGAGGAGATCGGCCAGCGTTTCGAGGTGTCCCGCACCGTCGTCCGCGAGTCCCTGCGGGTGCTGGAGGCCAAGGGCCTGGTCAGCGCCCGTCCCAATGTGGGCACCCGGGTCCGCCCGGTCGCCGACTGGAACCTGCTCGACCCCGACATCATCGAGTGGCGCGCCTACGGTCCGCAGCGCGACGAGCAGCGCCGCGAGCTGTTCGAACTGCGCTGGGCCATCGAGCCGCTGGCCGCCAGGCTCGCGGCCGGGCACGGCCGGGACGAGGTCCACCAGCGCATGGTGGACATGACCGAGATCATGGGCCACGCCGTGGCCCAGGGCGACCAGGTCACCTTCAGCCGGGCCGACAGCGAGTTCCACGCCCTGCTGCTGGAGCTGGCCGGGAACCGGATGCTGGAGCACCTGGCCGGGATCGTCGGCTCCGCGCTCACCGTGTCCGGCAGCCCGGTCACCGCGTGCGAGCGTCCGTCCGAGCCGTCGGTCGGTCTGCACGCCCGTCTGGTGGAGGCGCTCGGCACCGGCGACGGCACGGCGGCAGAGGCCGCCATGCGTGCGCTTCTGACGGTCCATCCCGAGGTGGACCACGTGGTCCCGGCGCCTCGCGAGCACTGA
- a CDS encoding ATP-binding cassette domain-containing protein → MFQAIGLTKSCRRGRPPALLDLSFDAREGQVTVLLGPEGSGRTTALRLALGLERGQGVALFDGRTYRRLRRPERQVGVVLGDSGRHPGHPGREARAHLRMVAAAVGVPARRADQLLEQTRLAPAAGHRLRTFSPGMSRRLALAEALLGDPGTLLLDEPTYGLSPKNTEWFHAFLRAFAAGGGSVLATVRDPREAAALADHVVTLDGGRLVADQTKADFVGGRLRDEVSVRGPQVGRLADLLTESGAQVRREGGAGIAVVGVSRTQIGELAYRHGILLHELADRAAGSVPGAPATPPLPARRGTETAAAVGSPPAGAAAASANAAAPATAPAQPGETVVVLTPGSAVSASVPVPTTDTATRSRVPAGLASVSGPLYRDEPPVSDQRSE, encoded by the coding sequence GTGTTCCAGGCGATCGGACTGACCAAGAGCTGTCGCAGGGGACGTCCCCCGGCTCTGCTCGACCTCTCCTTCGACGCGCGCGAAGGCCAGGTCACCGTGCTCCTCGGGCCCGAGGGGTCCGGTCGCACCACGGCGCTGAGGCTCGCCCTCGGACTGGAGCGCGGCCAGGGCGTCGCGCTCTTCGACGGGCGGACCTACCGCCGGCTGCGGCGTCCCGAGCGGCAGGTCGGCGTGGTCCTCGGTGATTCCGGGCGCCACCCCGGGCACCCCGGTCGGGAGGCCCGGGCGCATCTGCGCATGGTCGCCGCCGCTGTCGGGGTCCCGGCCCGCCGCGCCGACCAACTGCTGGAGCAGACCAGGCTCGCCCCGGCGGCGGGTCACCGGCTGCGTACCTTCTCGCCCGGTATGAGCCGTCGGCTCGCCCTGGCCGAGGCCCTGCTCGGCGACCCCGGCACGCTGCTGCTGGACGAACCCACGTACGGGCTCTCGCCCAAGAACACCGAATGGTTCCACGCCTTCCTCCGGGCCTTCGCGGCCGGCGGCGGCTCTGTCCTGGCCACGGTGCGGGATCCGCGCGAGGCCGCGGCGCTGGCGGACCATGTGGTGACCCTGGACGGCGGCAGGCTCGTGGCGGACCAGACCAAGGCCGACTTCGTCGGCGGCAGGCTGCGTGACGAGGTGTCGGTGCGCGGCCCCCAGGTGGGCCGGCTCGCCGACCTGTTGACCGAGTCCGGCGCCCAGGTGCGCCGGGAGGGCGGTGCGGGCATCGCCGTGGTCGGCGTCTCCCGCACCCAGATCGGTGAACTCGCCTACCGGCACGGCATCCTGCTGCACGAACTCGCCGACCGCGCCGCCGGATCCGTGCCCGGCGCCCCGGCCACGCCCCCGTTGCCCGCGCGCCGAGGCACCGAGACCGCCGCCGCTGTCGGGTCGCCGCCCGCAGGGGCGGCGGCAGCATCGGCGAATGCGGCTGCACCTGCAACCGCGCCCGCGCAGCCGGGCGAGACCGTCGTCGTGCTGACCCCGGGAAGCGCCGTCTCCGCGTCGGTCCCAGTTCCGACGACGGACACCGCGACCCGGTCCCGCGTCCCGGCCGGCCTCGCCTCGGTCAGCGGTCCGCTCTACCGGGACGAGCCCCCCGTGTCCGACCAGCGAAGCGAGTGA
- a CDS encoding NUDIX domain-containing protein: protein MSRYDPSAFPPFAVTVDLVVLTVRDHALCALMVRRGEPPFQGFWALPGGFVRPDEGLIEAAARELAEETGLRTHGAAGQGPGVGAHLEQLATYGDPQRDPRMRVVSVAHLALAPDLPTPRPGGDVRSARWAPVEELLGRGKDDGLLLAFDHTRILADGVERARSKIEYSSLATAFCPEEFTVGELRQVYESVWGVSLDPRNFHRKVTGTPGFLVPAGGTTTRQGGRPAQLFRAGDATVLNPPMLRPDA, encoded by the coding sequence ATGTCGCGTTACGATCCGTCGGCCTTCCCCCCGTTCGCGGTCACTGTTGACCTGGTCGTATTGACTGTTCGCGATCATGCGCTGTGCGCCCTGATGGTGCGGCGCGGCGAGCCGCCCTTCCAGGGATTCTGGGCACTGCCGGGCGGGTTCGTCCGCCCCGACGAGGGGCTGATCGAGGCGGCGGCCCGCGAACTGGCCGAGGAGACCGGGCTGCGCACCCATGGTGCGGCCGGCCAGGGGCCCGGGGTGGGGGCCCATCTGGAGCAACTGGCTACCTACGGCGACCCGCAACGGGACCCGCGGATGCGGGTGGTGAGCGTCGCTCACCTGGCCCTGGCCCCCGACCTGCCCACCCCGCGCCCCGGTGGGGACGTTCGCAGCGCCCGGTGGGCCCCGGTGGAGGAGCTGCTCGGGCGCGGCAAGGACGACGGTCTGCTGCTGGCCTTCGACCACACCCGGATCCTCGCCGACGGGGTCGAGCGCGCCCGCTCGAAGATCGAGTACTCCTCGCTGGCCACCGCCTTCTGCCCGGAGGAGTTCACCGTCGGGGAACTGCGGCAGGTCTACGAGTCGGTGTGGGGGGTCTCGCTCGACCCGCGCAACTTCCATCGCAAGGTCACCGGGACCCCCGGGTTCCTGGTGCCGGCGGGTGGCACCACGACCCGTCAGGGCGGGCGCCCGGCCCAGCTGTTCCGGGCCGGGGACGCGACGGTGCTGAACCCGCCCATGCTGAGGCCCGACGCCTGA
- a CDS encoding DUF4192 domain-containing protein: MNEHAQSPTTPFDHPVVTMRTPADMVDVLPFLLGFFPSDSVVALGLQGPRRRQGGTVRIDLPPPPDWPEAAAEVARYLVALSEHRDRSPDAVILYLCRDPEPGQDGRAVRDSLAPLADALAEAFRAAGIPVHESLCVSGGRWWSYACGNPVCCPAEGTPVERPGSTPAVAAAAAYAGISVRGSLKELEQELAPVAASSAEEQLRAFERVVPALVAELSEDGGREAVRARTAELVDAAVQRFGGGAVELPPEEAARLILGLQDRLARDRAAEWLDPPDVEHAQRLWRFLARRCTGPFDDHAAAPLSLLAWTAWVTGDQVTARIALRRALETDEDYAFARLLYEAVNTGAQPQSLCATLRAERRSRQRRGPGRRPGRAPGERRRVRTGRGSGCAAPPGGGVYRQ, encoded by the coding sequence ATGAACGAGCACGCGCAGTCCCCGACCACTCCCTTCGACCATCCCGTGGTGACCATGCGGACGCCCGCCGACATGGTCGACGTCCTGCCCTTCCTGCTCGGCTTCTTCCCCAGCGACAGCGTGGTCGCGCTGGGGCTGCAGGGGCCCCGGCGCAGGCAGGGCGGCACGGTGCGGATCGACCTGCCCCCGCCCCCGGACTGGCCCGAGGCCGCGGCGGAGGTGGCCCGCTACCTGGTGGCGCTCTCCGAGCACCGGGACCGGAGTCCGGACGCGGTGATCCTCTACCTCTGCCGCGATCCCGAACCGGGCCAGGACGGCCGTGCGGTCCGCGACTCGCTGGCGCCGCTCGCCGACGCACTCGCCGAGGCGTTCCGCGCCGCCGGCATTCCGGTGCACGAGTCGCTCTGCGTCTCGGGCGGGCGCTGGTGGTCCTACGCCTGCGGCAACCCGGTCTGCTGCCCCGCCGAGGGCACGCCCGTCGAGCGGCCCGGCAGCACCCCCGCGGTGGCCGCAGCGGCCGCCTACGCCGGTATCAGCGTGCGGGGCAGCCTCAAGGAGCTGGAGCAGGAGCTCGCCCCGGTGGCGGCCTCCAGCGCCGAGGAGCAGTTGCGGGCGTTCGAGCGGGTGGTCCCCGCTCTGGTGGCGGAACTGTCGGAGGACGGCGGCCGGGAGGCGGTCAGGGCGCGTACCGCGGAGCTGGTGGACGCCGCGGTGCAGCGGTTCGGCGGCGGCGCCGTCGAACTGCCGCCGGAGGAGGCCGCCCGGCTGATCCTGGGCCTGCAGGACCGGCTGGCCAGGGACCGGGCCGCGGAGTGGCTCGACCCGCCCGACGTGGAGCACGCCCAGCGGTTGTGGCGGTTCCTGGCCCGTCGCTGTACCGGCCCGTTCGACGACCACGCGGCCGCCCCGCTGTCCCTGCTGGCCTGGACCGCCTGGGTCACCGGCGATCAGGTCACCGCGAGGATCGCGCTGCGCCGGGCGCTGGAGACGGACGAGGACTACGCCTTCGCCAGGCTGCTCTACGAGGCGGTCAACACCGGGGCCCAGCCGCAGTCGCTCTGCGCCACGCTGCGGGCCGAGCGCCGCTCCCGGCAGCGGCGCGGGCCCGGGCGCCGTCCCGGACGGGCCCCCGGCGAGCGCAGACGGGTCAGGACCGGTCGCGGGTCCGGTTGCGCCGCCCCACCGGGCGGGGGTGTTTATCGTCAGTGA
- a CDS encoding RecQ family ATP-dependent DNA helicase has product MDQTPDTQPLTDRAAVRERADAVLRDLAGGDARLREDQWRAIEALVVDHRRALVVQRTGWGKSAVYFVATALLRAAGAGPTVIVSPLLALMRNQIDSAARAGITARTINSANADEWETVQAEVASGAVDVLLVSPERLNNPDFRDQVLPRLAASTGLLVVDEAHCISDWGHDFRPDYRRLRTMLAELSPGVPVLATTATANARVTADVAEQLGTGGAEALVLRGPLDRESLALSVLPLGDPAHRLAWLADHLPDLPGSGIVYTLTVAAAEEVTAFLRQRGFPVASYSGRTEDVDRRSAEADLLANRVKALVATSALGMGFDKPDLGFVVHLGSPQSPIAYYQQVGRAGRGIKRAEALLLPGPEDQAIWRYFAGLAFPPEEQVRATLSALAGHTDPDGVPLPLSTPALEARVDLRRTRLETMLKVLDVDGAVKRVRGGWISTGRPWSYDSERYARVAETRRAEQQSMLDYASTLGCRMDFLRRQLDDGESAPCGRCDNCAGARFPVEASPEALDAARAALGRPGIELEPRRQWPTGLAAAGIELKGRIAPGEQAAAGRALGRLSDIGWGTRLRGLLTPGAPDVPVPADVLDAVVTVLADWARGPGGWAGPDAAVARPSGVVTLASRSRPQLVESLGAGIARVGRLPLLGRVEYTPDRPARGSRSNSAQRLRSLHGSFELPEQLSAALAELEGPVLLVDDFTDSGWTLAVTARLLRRAGAPGVLPLVLAQQA; this is encoded by the coding sequence ATGGACCAGACCCCGGACACCCAGCCGCTCACCGACCGCGCGGCGGTCCGCGAGCGGGCCGACGCCGTGCTCCGCGATCTCGCGGGCGGCGACGCCCGGCTGCGCGAGGACCAGTGGCGCGCCATCGAGGCCCTGGTGGTGGACCACCGCAGAGCCCTGGTGGTGCAGCGCACCGGCTGGGGGAAGTCCGCCGTCTACTTCGTGGCCACCGCCCTGCTCCGGGCGGCCGGCGCGGGCCCGACCGTGATCGTCTCCCCGCTGCTGGCCCTGATGCGCAACCAGATCGACTCGGCCGCCCGGGCCGGGATCACCGCACGCACCATCAACTCCGCCAATGCCGACGAGTGGGAGACGGTCCAGGCCGAGGTCGCCTCGGGCGCCGTGGACGTCCTCCTGGTCAGCCCGGAACGGCTGAACAACCCCGACTTCCGGGACCAGGTGCTGCCCCGCCTCGCCGCCTCCACCGGGCTGCTGGTGGTCGACGAGGCGCACTGCATCTCGGACTGGGGCCATGACTTCCGCCCCGACTACCGGCGACTGCGGACCATGCTCGCTGAGCTCTCCCCCGGCGTGCCGGTGCTGGCCACCACCGCGACCGCGAACGCCCGGGTCACCGCCGACGTGGCCGAGCAGCTCGGCACCGGCGGCGCCGAGGCGCTGGTGCTCCGGGGGCCGCTGGACCGGGAGAGCCTGGCCCTGTCGGTGCTGCCGCTCGGCGATCCGGCGCACCGGCTCGCCTGGCTCGCGGACCACCTCCCCGACCTGCCGGGGTCCGGCATCGTCTACACGCTGACCGTGGCCGCCGCCGAGGAGGTCACCGCCTTCCTGCGGCAGCGCGGCTTCCCGGTGGCCTCCTACTCGGGGCGCACCGAGGACGTCGACCGGCGCAGCGCCGAGGCGGACCTGCTCGCCAACCGGGTGAAGGCCCTGGTCGCCACCTCCGCCCTGGGCATGGGCTTCGACAAGCCCGACCTGGGCTTCGTGGTGCACCTGGGCTCGCCGCAGTCACCTATCGCCTACTACCAGCAGGTCGGCCGCGCCGGGCGCGGTATCAAGCGCGCCGAGGCCCTGCTGCTGCCGGGGCCCGAGGACCAGGCCATCTGGCGCTACTTCGCCGGCCTCGCCTTCCCGCCCGAGGAGCAGGTCCGGGCGACTCTCTCCGCGCTGGCCGGGCACACCGACCCGGACGGCGTCCCGCTCCCCCTGTCCACCCCGGCCCTGGAGGCCCGGGTCGACCTGCGGCGCACCCGGCTGGAGACCATGCTCAAGGTCCTGGACGTGGACGGCGCCGTGAAGCGGGTGCGCGGCGGCTGGATCTCCACCGGCCGCCCCTGGTCCTACGACAGCGAGCGCTACGCCAGGGTCGCCGAGACCCGCCGGGCCGAACAGCAGTCGATGCTGGACTACGCCTCGACCCTCGGCTGCCGGATGGACTTCCTGCGCCGCCAGCTCGACGACGGGGAGTCCGCGCCCTGCGGCCGCTGCGACAACTGCGCGGGGGCCCGCTTCCCGGTGGAGGCCTCCCCGGAGGCCCTGGACGCGGCCCGGGCGGCGCTCGGGCGGCCGGGCATCGAGCTGGAGCCCCGGCGGCAGTGGCCCACCGGCCTCGCGGCGGCCGGGATCGAGCTCAAGGGCAGGATCGCCCCCGGCGAGCAGGCCGCCGCCGGGCGGGCCCTGGGCCGGCTGTCGGACATCGGCTGGGGCACCCGACTGCGGGGCCTGCTGACACCGGGGGCGCCCGACGTCCCCGTGCCGGCCGACGTGCTGGACGCGGTGGTCACGGTCCTGGCCGACTGGGCCCGCGGCCCGGGTGGCTGGGCCGGTCCCGACGCCGCGGTGGCCCGTCCGTCCGGCGTGGTGACCCTGGCCTCCCGCAGCCGCCCACAGCTGGTGGAGAGCCTGGGCGCGGGCATCGCCCGGGTGGGCAGGCTCCCGCTGCTCGGCCGGGTCGAGTACACGCCCGACCGGCCCGCGCGCGGCTCGCGCTCCAACAGCGCGCAGCGGCTCCGGAGCCTGCACGGCTCCTTCGAACTACCCGAACAGCTCAGCGCGGCCCTCGCCGAACTGGAGGGTCCGGTCCTGCTGGTGGACGACTTCACGGACAGCGGCTGGACCCTGGCCGTCACCGCCAGACTGCTGCGCCGCGCCGGTGCTCCGGGGGTACTTCCGCTGGTGCTGGCCCAGCAGGCATGA